The Klebsiella quasivariicola region ACGTGCGCCTGCTTGACGGCGGCTGGCAGACCTGGTCCGACGCCGGGCTGCCGGTGGAGCGCGGTATGCCGCCGGCCCAGCAGCCGGCGCCAGACTTCGGCGCGCCGATCCCCGGCCAGCCGCAGCTGATGCTGGATACCGAACAGGCCCGCGGCCTGCTGCATCGTCAGGATGCCTCGCTGGTCAGCGTCCGCTCGTGGCCGGAGTTTATCGGCACCACCAGCGGCTATAGCTATATCAAACCGAAGGGCGACATCGCCGGCGCCCGCTGGGGCCACGCCGGGAGCGACTCCACGCACATGGAGGATTTCCATAACCCGGACGGCACCATGCGCAGCGCCGACGATATCGCTGCCCTGTGGCGCCAGTGGAACATTCTGCCGAGCCAGCAGGTGGCGTTCTATTGCGGGACCGGCTGGCGGGCCTCGGAAACCTTTATGTATGCCCGGGCTATGGGCTGGCCGCACGTCGCGGTGTACGACGGCGGCTGGTACGAATGGAGCAGCAACCCGCACAATCCGGTCGCCCGCGGCGAGCGCGGCCCTGAAAGCAGTCAGTAACGCACCCCGCCTCAGCGCGTCGCCCCTTGTCGGCGACGCGCGCCGTTATAACGGTCCTTGTCGGCGACGCGCGCCGTTATAACGGTCCTTGTCGGCGACGCGCGCCGTTATAACGGTGTAGCCACCCGCTTTAGCGTCTGGTAGCCGCTCCAGATGCGCGTCGCCGTCGTCAGCCAGCACAGCGCGCCAAACAGCCACGCCAGCCAGGCGAAATGCGCCGGAAACAGGCAGCCGAGGACAAACAACATTATGGTCTCCGTCCCCTCCGTCAGTCCCCCGAGATAGTACAGCGATTTATGGGCGTAGCCGGGATTGGCAATTTGATGTCTGGCCGCCAGCGCGGCAAAAGCGAGAAAGCTGCTGCCGGTGCCGATAAAGGCAAACAGCAGCCAGCCGCCCGCCAGCGCATTGTTAAGCGGATCCGCCAGAATAAAGCCGAACGGCACCAGGGCGTAGAAGAGAAAATCCAGCGCAATATCGAGAAAGCCGCCCGCGTCCGTGAGCCCGCGCCGCCGCGCCAGAGCACCGTCCAGGCCATCCAGCAGGCGGTTGAGGAGGATGGCCGCCAGCGCCGCGCCATACCACCCCAGCGCCAGAAAGGGCAGAGCCAGCACGCCGATGGCAAAACCGATCAGCGTCAGCCCGTCTGGTGAGATGCCCGGACGGTCAAGGGCGCCGGCGACAGCGTTAAGCAGGGGTTTAAGGCGCGGATGCAAGTGGCTATCAAGCACGGAGGTCTCCAGCAGGGTTGGCGGTTGTCAGTCAAGGTCTATGGCGGTGATAATAGGCCAGATTCGTCTTATTAACGTTGATGCTTATGCTAAAAATGATTGATGTTGTCGCGGCCATTATTGAACAGGATGGCAAGATTCTGCTGGCGCAGCGCCCGCCCCACGCCGACCAGCCGGGGATGTGGGAGTTCGCCGGCGGCAAAGTGGAGCCAGGTGAAAGCCAGCCGCAGGCGCTGACCCGGGAGCTACAGGAGGAAATGGGTATCATCGCCCGTCCGGCATGCTATATCGCCAGCCATCAGCGGGAGGTCTCCGGTCGCCAGATCCATCTGCACGCGTGGTGGGTACCGCATTTTCAGGGCACGCCGCTGGCCCACTATCACAGTCAGCTGCGCTGGTGCCTGCCCGCTGACGCCTTGACCCTCGATCTTGCCCCGGCCGATATTCCGCTCCTGCAAGCCTTTATCGCCCAGCGCCCCACCTTTTCCGTCTGCTGATCCGCCCGCCGCTGCGTCATCGCTTTTAGTTATGACCGGCGGGCGATTATAAATTTTGTTGTCGGCTCAATTTTTCCTTGCTTGCCTAAGGATTAGCGGTGTTATAGTCGGAAAATCGGTTTTTTCAAGGACCGAACCATAATAAATACATGCAACCACAACCATAAGGGGAACTGATATCTATGGATCAGACGTGCACTCTGGAAGGCTTTCTCACCCGCGTTCAACAGCGCGATCCGCATCAAACCGAATTTGCTCAAGCCGTCCGGGAGGTAATGACCACCCTGTGGCCTTTCCTTGAGGAAAATCCGCGCTATCGTCAGCTTGCTTTGCTGGAACGTCTGGTGGAACCGGAGCGCGTGATCCAGTTCCGCGTGGTATGGGTTGACGACCGCAATCAGGTCCAGGTCAACCGCGCGTGGCGCGTGCAGTTCAACTCGGCCATCGGCCCGTATAAAGGCGGGATGCGTTTCCACCCGTCGGTCAACCTGTCGATTCTCAAATTCCTTGGCTTCGAGCAGACCTTCAAAAACGCCCTGACTACCCTGCCAATGGGCGGCGGGAAAGGCGGCAGCGATTTCGATCCTAAAGGCAAGAGCGATGGCGAAGTGATGCGCTTCTGCCAGGCGCTGATGACCGAGCTCTATCGCCACCTTGGCCCGGATACCGACGTACCGGCGGGCGATATCGGCGTCGGCGGCCGCGAAGTCGGCTTTATGGCCGGGATGATGCGCAAGCTCTCCAACAACAGCGCCTGCGTCTTCACCGGTAAAGGCCTCTCTTTTGGCGGCAGCCTGATCCGTCCGGAAGCCACCGGTTACGGCCTGATCTACTTTACCGAAGCGATGCTCAAACGCCACGGCCTCGGCTTCGAAGGCGCTCGCGTGGCGGTTTCCGGCTCCGGCAACGTCGCGCAATACGCCATTGAGAAAGCGATGGAGCTTGGCGCGCGGGTGGTCACCGCCTCCGACTCCAACGGCACCGTCGTGGACGAAGCGGGCTTCACCAAAGAAAAACTGGCCCGCCTGATCGACATTAAAGAGCGTGCCCACGGCCGCGTGGCCGACTACGCCCGCGAGTTTGGCCTCACCTATCTTGAAGGCCAGCAGCCGTGGTCAGTGCCGGTGGATATCGCCCTGCCTTGCGCGACCCAGAACGAACTGGACGTCGATGCCGCCCGCCAGCTGATTGCCAACGGCGTGAAGGCCGTGGCGGAAGGCGCCAACATGCCGACCACCATCGCCGCAACCGACCTGTTCCTGGAAGCTGGCGTGCTGTTTGCCCCGGGCAAAGCGGCCAATGCCGGCGGCGTAGCGACTTCTGGTCTGGAGATGGCGCAGAACGCCGCGCGCATGGGCTGGAAAGCGGAAAAAGTGGATGCCCGTCTGCATCACATCATGCTGGATATTCACCACGCCTGCGTCGAATACGGCGGTGAAGCGAAGCAGACCAACTACGTCCGCGGCGCGAATATCGCCGGTTTCGTGAAGGTTGCGGACGCCATGCTGGCCCAGGGCGTGATTTAACCGCCCCCCTCCATCCCGGCGGCTGCCCGCCGGGATGTATCTCACGACGTTATCGTGATCACCACTTTTCCCAGATGCTGACCACTGTCCAGACAGGCATGCGCCTCGGCAATCTCCGCCATCGGGTAGCTGGCGTAGATCAGCGGCTTACATTTCCCTGCCTCAAGCAGCGGCCAGACGTGGCGCCGCAGCGCCTCGGCAATATCCTGTTTCTCCGCCGCCGTCCGGCCGCGCATGGTTGAGCCAGTGACGGTGGCTCGCTTGAGCATCAGGGTCTGAATATCAACCTCATGAGCGATTCGTCCGCCCATAAAGCCGATGATCACCAGCCGTCCATCCTTTTTCAGTAGCCCAAGGTTGCGGTTAAAGTAAGGGCCGCCAACGATATCCAGAATAACATCCACGCCTTCATCGTGGGTCAGCTGGCCGATTTTCTCCGCAAAATCATCGGTTTTGTAGTTAATCGCCGTGGCATAGGGACGTAGGGCAGCGATTTTTTCGTCCTGGCCAACGGTGGCATAGACAGTCATCCCCAGCGCGTGGCACAGCAGGACCGCGGTGGTGCCAATCCCGCTGGCGCCGCCGTGCACCAGGATGCTTTCGCCAGGCTGCAGCTTACCCAGCTGGAAGACGTTCGCCCAGACGGTGAAGAACGTTTCCGGGATGGCGGCCGCTTCGGTAAAGCTAAGGCCCGCCGGGATCGGCAACGTCTGGCCTGCCGGTACGGCGCAGTATTCGGCATAGCCGCCGCCGTTGGTCAGCGCGCAAACGCGATCGCCGGGCGTAAACGCTGTGACCTGCGCGCCGACTTTTGCGACCACGCCCGCCACCTCAAGGCCGGGCACGGGGGTGACGCCTTCAGGCATGGGATACAGACCCTGGCGCTGCAGAATATCCGGCCGGTTGACGCCCGCCGCTTTCACCTCGACGAGCACCTCGTGCTCTCCGATAGTGGGGATATCTCCGTCGCGGATCTGCAATACCTCCGGGCCGCCCGGTTGGCTGATAGCGATATATTTCACGGGTCCTCCTTATCGCCGGTGAAAGAAATAAGCAACAATATCGGGAAGGGCGAAGACGCATTCAGGGGGGGAAAGTAATCAGGCCCTGCCCGGCTGTTTAGTGTAGACCATTGGCCTGGCTGGCGGAGAAGCGGTGGCCGCGGGGAATCGCTTCCTCGCGACCACCGGCGGGTTACTGCGGCGGCGGCGGCGCAGCATCGTCTGCCGCTTTTTTGCCTTTCGGCTTGCCTTTACCTTTGCTGAACGACTTTTTCGCCCCGCCCGGCGCCACCAGGCCGCGGAACTGACGCACTGGCGTGCTCCGTGCCTGATCGATCAGCTGGAACAGCGTCCCCACCAGCGGCTGCATAAAGTCCTGATAGCGGCACTGCTTTTCGCTGATCTGCGTCAGGACCGATTCCCAGTGGGCGGTCATATCCGGGCGCGCGGCCATCTCCGGCAGGGAGTGAATCAGCGCCCGGCCAGCATCCGAGGAGTGGATATAACGCCCTTTTTTGGTCAGGAAGCCGCGCTTAAACAGCAGCTCGATAATCCCGGCGCGGGTCGCTTCTGTGCCGAGACCGTCGGTGGCGCGGAGGATCTTCTTCAGATCTTTATCCTGCACAAAGCGGGCAATCCCGGTCATCGCCGACAGCAGCGTGGCGTCGGTAAAGTGGCGCGGCGGCTGGGTCTGTCGCTCCACCACTTCACCTTTTTCGCACAATAGCTCATCGCCTTTGGCGACCACCGGCAACGGCGTACCGTCATTCTCTTCGTCACGCTCTTTGTTACCAAGCAGCGCGCGCCAGCCCGCTTCGGCGAGGAAGCGCGCCTTAGCGACAAATTTGCCGTTAGCAATATCAAGGTCAATCTGGCATTTGCGGAACACCGCGTCCGGGCAGAACTGCATCAGATACTGCCGGGCGATCAGGTTGTACACCTTCTCTTCGTTATCGTTGAGTTTGACCTGACTGCTGCGCGCGGTCGGGATAATCGCATGGTGCGCGTCGACTTTTTTGTCATCCCAGCAGCGGTTGCGGATCTCCGGATCCATCACCGGCTGCGGCAGCAGGTCCGCCGCATGGACGGCAATCGCATTCAGTACCGCATGGCGGCCGGCAAAGTGCTCTTCCGGCAGGTAGCGGCTGTCCGAACGCGGGTAGGTAATGAGCTTGTGGGTTTCGTACAGCTTCTGGCAGATATCCAGCACGTTCTGCGCGCTGAAGCCGAAACGTTTGGCCGCCTCAATCTGCAGCGCCGACAGGGAGAACGGCAGCGGCGCGGGTTCAGAATCGCGCTTATCGTTATAGCCGGTCACCAGCGCCGGCTGCCCTTCGATGCGCTTGACCACATGCTCGGCCAGTGGACGATGCAGCAGGCGCCCTTCTTCATCCTGATAAGGTTCGCAGGCTTCGCTTGGCACCCAGGTGGCGACAAAACGTTCCTCCTGCGGCGTGACGATATGCGCCTTCACGTCGAAGAAGTCTTTGGCGACGAAGTTTTCAATCTCTTCATCACGGCGAACCACCAGGCCAAGTACCGGGGTCTGCACCCGCCCCACGGAGAGCACCCCCTGATAGCCGGCGTTGCGCCCCAGCAGGGTGTAGGCGCGGGTCATATTGATGCCGTACAGCCAGTCGGCGCGGGCCCGCGCCAGCGCCGACACGCAGAGTGGCACGAACTCGCTGTTGGCGCGCAGGCGGTTGATCGCCCGCTCAACCGCCTGCGGGTTGAGATCGTTAATCAGACAGCGCTGCACCTGCTGGCGCTTCTCCGGCGCCAGCTGCAGGTAATCGAGCACTTCGTCCACCAGCAGCTGCCCTTCTCTGTCCGGGTCGCCGGCATGGATCACTTCCTGCGCCTCGCCAAGCAGACGCTTGATTACATTGAGCTGTTTGGTGACCGAGGGTTTGGGCTGCAGCTGCCATTTCTCCGGCACAATCGGCAGATCGTTGAGATTCCAGCGGGCATAGCGGCTGTCGTAGATGTCCGGCTGCGCCTGCTCCAGCAGGTGGCCGATACACCAGGTGACCACCTGCCCGTTGCCGCACTCAATATAGCCATCGCCTTTGCGGTGCGGTTTAGGCAACACATCGGCGATAGCCCGTCCGAGACTCGGTTTTTCTGCAATAAACAACCGCATCGAATCAACGGATCTCGATCATGGGTCGCCCGCCGCGGGCGGTCACCAGCTCGCCGATGGCGGCCAGCTTAATGCCGAACTGCGCCGCGGCGGCCTGTACTTCGGCTTCCGCTTCCGGGGTCACCGCCAGCAGCAGGCCGCCGGAAGTCTGCGGATCGCACAGCAGATCCCGCCACTCCGTCGGCATCTCGCCCATCAGATGGCCGTAGCTGGCAAAGTTGCGCCCGGTGCCGCCCGGCACCGCGCCGGCGGCGATATACTCCTCCACCCCCGGCAGTTTCGGGATATCGGCATAGCGCAACTGCGCCTGCACGCCCGCTCCGCGGCACACCTCGCTGAGGTGGCCAAGCAGGCCAAAGCCAGTGACGTCGGTCATCGCCTTCACCCCGTCGACGGCGGCAAACGCGGCGCCGGCGAGGTTCATCTGGCACATGGTCTCTGTCGCCAGCCCCTGATGTTCCGGCTTGAGCAGCGATTTTTTCTCCGCGGTGGTCAGTACGCCGATCCCCAGCGGTTTGGTGAGATACAGTTTGCAGCCCGCCTGGGCGGTGCTGTTTTTCTTGATGCGCTCGGTGGGCACCACGCCGGTGACCGCCAGACCGAAGATCGGTTCCGGAGCATCGATGGAGTGGCCGCCCGCCAGCGCGATCCCGGCCTGCTGGCAGGCAAAGCGCCCACCCTCCACCACGTCGCGGGCGATTTCCGGCGCCAGGGTGTTGATTGGCCAGCCAAGGATGGCAATCGCCATAATCGGTTTCCCGCCCATGGCGAATATATCGCTGATGGCGTTGGTGGCGGCGATGCGGCCAAAGTCGAACGGATTATCGACAATCGGCATAAAGAAATCGGTGGTGCTGACGATGGACGTGCCGTTGCCAAGATCGTAAACGGCAGCATCATCGCTGGTTTCGTTGCCGACCAGCAGGTTCGGGTCGACAAACTTCGCCTGCTCGCTATGCAGGATAGTTTCCAGTACTTTCGGGGAAATCTTACAACCACAACCGGCTCCGTGGCTGTATTGCGTTAAACGAATGGCTTGCTCGCTCATGGACATCTCCTGTCATTGCAATCCCGCTATGTTAGCGCCCAAACGCCAGGGTGGTAAGTACGACAGTCTGAAATCGCGTATGGTTGCTCATTAAGCAGACAAAAAGCCGTTTTTGCGAGACACGGCAATTTTTTCCGCACCATTTTCACTTTTACTTAACGATGACAGAAATGTGACAGCACAGGACTGTCTTCTCTGGAATGATTATGACGTAAGGAAATTCTAATGAAAAAGCGTGTTCTTGCCCTTTGCCTGGCCAGTTTCTTCTCCGTTAACGCCTTCGCTCTGGTTCCCCCCGGGAATGATGTCACCACCAAGCCCGATCTCTACTATCTGACCAATGCTCAGGCTATCGACAGCCTGGCGCTGTTGCCGCCACCGCCGGCGGTGGGCAGTATCGCGTTTTTAAACGATCAGGCGATGTATGAGCAAGGCCGTCTGCTGCGCAATACCGAGCGCGGAAAACTGGCGGCAGAGGACGCGAACCTCAGCGCTGGCGGCGTGGCCAACGCTTTCTCCAGTGCTTTTGGCTCACCGATCACCGAGAAAGACGCGCCGCAGCTTCACAAACTGCTGACCAATATGATTGAAGACGCCGGCGATCTGGCGACCCGCAGCGCGAAAGAGAAATATATGCGCATTCGCCCGTTTGCGTTCTATGGCGTCTCCACCTGCAATACCGCCGAGCAGGACAAGCTGTCAAAAAACGGCTCCTACCCGTCCGGACATACCTCTATCGGCTGGGCCACCGCGCTGGTGCTGGCGGAGATCAACCCGCAGCGGCAAAACGAAATTTTGAAGCGCGGCTATGAGCTCGGCGAGAGCCGGGTGATCTGCGGCTATCACTGGCAGAGCGATGTCGATGCGGCGCGCATCGTCGGCTCCGCGGTGGTCGCTACGCTGCACACCAACCCGGCCTTCCAGCAACAGTTGCAGAAAGCCAAAGACGAATTCGCCAAAACGCAGAAATAACGTTATCGCCGTTAAACTCCCGGATGCGGCGCCTGGCGCGCCTTGTCCGGGCGACCAAATCGCACAGCGCTGTAGCCCCGGTAAGCGGTAGCGCCACCGGGGATAAGTCGCAAGCCGCCACCCGGCATAATAAGCACCGACTCAGAAGCGCGTCACAAACGGCGCGGTATCCGGCAGGGCAATCGTGGTTGAGGCTTTTAGCTGCGGCGTGCCCAGATAGAGGAAACCGACAATTTTATCCTGCTCGCGGCACGCGAAGCCGGCCCGCACCACCGGGCTCTCGGTCAATGCTCCGCTGCGCCAGATGCCATTGAATCCCTGGGCCAGGGCCGCCATCTGCATCGCCATCACCGCACAGCCTGCGGACATCTCCTGCTCCCAGCGCGGTACTTTCGGGTGGTCTTCACAGCGCGCGACCACGGTAATGATCAGCGGCGCGCGGAACGGCGCATTGCGGGCTTTCTCTATTCCCTTCTCATCCTGGCCGGCTTCCCGGGCCCCCTTTTCCAGCAACTGGCTGAAGCGCTCGCGGCCGTCATCGGCGATAATAAAGAAGCGCCACGGCTGCAGGGTGCCATGGTCCGGGGCGCGCAGCCCGGCGCGCAGTATATTTTCCAGCTGTTCGCCCGCCGGGGCCGGTTCAGCCAGGCGGGAAGCGCTTCGGCGATTAAGCAGCAGTTCGAGAGCATCCATCTGTATAACTCCTGTGATGTTATTTTTCATAAAATTAACACGCACAAGGATTTTGTTACAGCGCGGTCGGTGATTCCTGCTGACAACCGACGGCTCACTCTTTAGGATAGCCAGACGCGGCGGCCCCTGCGGCCTGCCCTTTTTAGATAACGTTAGGGAGAAGACATGCGAACCCTTTGGCGACTGATTGCCAGCTTTTTTAAATGGACGTGGCGGATACTCAACTTTATTCGCAAACTGGCTCTGAATGCGATCTTCCTGGTGCTGGTGCTGGTGTGTATCGGTATCTGGAGCCAGTTCAGCACCACCACCAGCGAACATGCCGCGCGCGGCGCGCTGTTGCTGGATATTACCGGCGTGGTGGTGGATAAACCTTCCGCCAGCAGCAAGCTCGGCGTAATTGGCCGCCAGCTGTTTGGCGCCAGCTCGGACCGTCTGCAGGAGAACTCTCTGTTCGATATCGTGCAGACCATTCGCCAGGCGAAAGATGACCGCAATATCACCGGTATTGTGCTGGATCTGAAAAACTTCGTCGGCGGCGACCAGCCGTCCATGCAGTATATCGGCAAAGCGCTGCGCGAATTCCGTGACAGCGGCAAACCGGTCTATGCCGTCGGCAGCAGCTACAGCCAGGGCCAGTACTACCTGGCGAGCTTTGCCAACAAAATCTGGCTCTCGCCGCAGGGCGAGGTAGACCTGCACGGCTTCGCCACCAACGGGCTGTACTACAAATCGCTGCTGGATAAGCTGAAAGTCTCCACCCACGTCTTCCGCGTCGGCACCTATAAATCCGCCGTTGAGCCATTCATTCGCGATGATATGTCCCCTGCCGCCCGCGAAGCGGACAGCCGCTGGATTGGCGAACTGTGGCAGAACTACCTCAACACCATTGCCGCCAACCGCCAGATCACCGCCCAGCAGCTCTTCCCAGGCGCCCAGGGCATTATCGACGGCCTGCGTAAAGTGGGCGGCGATACAGCGAAATATGCGCTGGACAATAAGCTGGTGGATGAGCTGGCGACCTCCACGGAAGTGGAAAAGGCGTTAACCAAACAGTTTGGCTGGAGCAAAACCGATAACAATTATCGGGCGATCAGCTATTACGACTACAACGTGAAGACGCCGTCTGACCAGGGTTCCGCCATCGCGGTCATCTTCGCCAACGGCGCCATCATGGACGGTGAGGAGACCCCGGGCAACGTCGGCGGCGACACCACCGCCGCGCAAATTCGCGATGCGCGCCTCGACCCGAAAATTAAGGCCATCGTTCTTCGCGTTAACAGCCCTGGCGGCAGCGTGACCGCCTCGGAAATTATTCGTGAAGAGCTGGCGGCAGCCAAAGCCGCCGGTAAACCGGTAGTGGTCTCGATGGGCGGCATGGCGGCATCCGGCGGTTACTGGATCTCCACCCCGGCGGATTACATCGTGGCGAACCCAAGCACCCTCACCGGATCCATCGGTATCTTTGGGGTGATCAATACCGTGGAAAATACCCTCGGGTCGATTGGCGTCCACACCGACGGCGTCGCCACGTCGCCGCTGGCCGATGTCTCCAGCACCAAAGCGCTGCCGCCGGAAGTACAGCAGCTGATGCAGTTGAGCATAGAGAACGGCTATCAGCGCTTTATCACCCTGGTGGCCAACGCCCGTAAGAGCACGCCGGAAAAAATCGACCAGATCGCCCAGGGCCACGTCTGGACCGGGGAAGATGCCAAAGCCAACGGCCTGGTCGACAGCCTCGGCGATTTCGACGACGCGGTGGCCAAGGCCGCCGAGCTGGCGAAGCTGAAAACCTGGCACCTTAACTACTATCAGGAAGAGCCGACCTTCTTCTCGATGGTGCTGGATAGCCTGACCGGCTCGGTACGCGCTTCGCTGCCGGCGGCCATTCAGGCCTGGTTGCCTGCGCCGGTGGCCGCGGCGGCTGAAACGGTGAAAGCAGAGAGCGACAAACTGGCGGCGTTTAACGACCCGCAAAACCGCTATGCCTTCTGCCTGACCTGCGCCAATATTCGTTAATACGCAGTGGCGGCCCCGTCCCCCGGGGCCGCCTTTTTCCCTCTCCTGCCAGCACCGCCACAAAGCCAGCGACCGACGCTGTATTTTTTCCTGCGTCTCTTTATACTGCGCCTGTCTACGACCAACCTAAGCGATGCTATGCAAAAAAAATCGATTTACGTTGCCTACACCGGTGGGACCATCGGTATGCAGCGCTCTGAACACGGCTATGTACCCGTTTCCGGCCATCTGCAGCGTCAGCTGGCGCTGATGCCTGAGTTCCATCGTCCGGAGATGCCGGACTTCACGATCCACGAATACCATCCGCTGATGGATTCCTCCGATATGACCCCCGAGGACTGGCAGCACATCGCCGACGATATCCGCAGCCATTACGAGGAGTATGATGGCTTTGTGATCCTCCACGGTACCGACACCATGGCGTTTACCGCCTCGGCGCTGTCGTTCATGCTGGAAAATCTCGGCAAACCGGTGATTGTGACAGGGTCACAAATTCCGCTGGCCGAGCTGCGTTCTGATGGGCAAATTAACCTGCTCAACGCCCTGTACGTCGCCGCCAACTACCCGATTAACGAAGTCGCGCTGTTCTTCAACAATCGACTGTTCCGCGGCAACCGCACCACCAAAGCCCACGCCGACGGCTTCGACGCTTTCGCCTCGCCAAACCTCGCGCCGCTGCTGGAGGCCGGGATCCATATCCGTCGTCTCGGAACGCCGCCCGCCCCGCAGGGCCGCGGAGAGCTTATCGTGCACCCCATCACCCCACAGCCGATTGGCGTGGTGACGATTTACCCCGGTATCTCCGCCGATGTGGTGCGCAATTTTCTGCGTCAGCCGGTGAAAGCGCTGATCCTCCGCTCCTACGGCGTCGGCAATGCCCCGCAGAATGGCGAGTTCATTCAGGTGCTGGCGGAAGCCAGCCAGCGCGGTATTGTGGTGGTCAATCTGACGCAGTGTATGTCCGGTAAAGTGAATATGGGCGGCTACGCCACCGGTAACGCTCTCGCTCAGGCGGGTGTCATCAGTGGTTTCGATATGACGGTGGAAGCGACGCTGACCAAGCTACACTATCTGCTTAGCCAGCAGCTGGACGTTGACGCTATTCGCGCGGCGATGCAGCAAAATCTGCGTGGCGAACTGACCCCCGACGAAGCTTAAGGAGAACGTATGGCACATCGAGCGCTATTACTGGTTGATTTGCAAAACGACTTTTGCGCCGGCGGCGCGCTGGCGGTTCCCGAAGGCGACAGCACCATCGAGGTGGCCAATGCGCTTATCGACTGGAGCCAGGCGCGCGGCGAGCCGATCGTCGCCAGCCAGGACTGGCACCCGGCGGATCATGGCAGCTTCGCCAGCCAGCACCAGGTGGAACCTTACACCCAGGGTGAACTCGACGGCCTGGCGCAGACCTTCTGGCCGGATCACTGCGTACAGCGCAGTGAAGGCGCGGCGCTGCATCCGTTGCTTAAGCAGCAGGCGATCGCCGCCGTATTCCACAAAGGACAAAACCGGGCCATTGACAGCTACAGCGCTTTTTTTGACAACGGTCACCGGCAGAAAACCGAGCTGGATGGCTGGCTGCGGGCGCAGGGCATTGTGGAGCTGACCGTTCTCGGCCTCGCCACCGACTACTGCGTCAAATTTACCGTGCTGGATGCCCTGACGCTGGGCTACGCGGTCAACGTCATCACCGACGGCTGTCGCGGCGTAAATCTGCAGCCGCAGGACAGCAGCCAGGCGTTTATGGAAATGGCCGCCGCGGGCGCCACGCTGTATACCCTCGACGACTGGCGGGAAACTCACGCGTAACCCCTCCCCCGGCGTCCACGCGCCGGGTCTTCTTTTGCCGCCACTTCGTTATCGTCCATAAATTGAACTCTCTCGCAGTTTCAACAGGTTATTGCTGGTAGTCTGGCAAGGCTATTTTTTCGCCACGCCATTTCCGTGGCGTGGTTATTTTTTTATGTCAAAGAGGAACCACTATGAAACGTTTGCCCTTGCTGGCAGCCTTGCCCTTGCTTTGCGCTTCCGCGCTCTCTGCCCAACCGCTGATGTCCGTCGGCTACTTCAACGGCGGCGGCGACGTCACTGCCGGGCCGGGCGGCGATATCGACAAGCTGGACGTCCGGCAGATTACCCACCTCAACTACTCGTTTGGCCTTATTTATAACGATGAGAAAGACGAGACCAATGCGGCCCTGA contains the following coding sequences:
- the selD gene encoding selenide, water dikinase SelD gives rise to the protein MSEQAIRLTQYSHGAGCGCKISPKVLETILHSEQAKFVDPNLLVGNETSDDAAVYDLGNGTSIVSTTDFFMPIVDNPFDFGRIAATNAISDIFAMGGKPIMAIAILGWPINTLAPEIARDVVEGGRFACQQAGIALAGGHSIDAPEPIFGLAVTGVVPTERIKKNSTAQAGCKLYLTKPLGIGVLTTAEKKSLLKPEHQGLATETMCQMNLAGAAFAAVDGVKAMTDVTGFGLLGHLSEVCRGAGVQAQLRYADIPKLPGVEEYIAAGAVPGGTGRNFASYGHLMGEMPTEWRDLLCDPQTSGGLLLAVTPEAEAEVQAAAAQFGIKLAAIGELVTARGGRPMIEIR
- a CDS encoding NAD(P)H-quinone oxidoreductase, which codes for MKYIAISQPGGPEVLQIRDGDIPTIGEHEVLVEVKAAGVNRPDILQRQGLYPMPEGVTPVPGLEVAGVVAKVGAQVTAFTPGDRVCALTNGGGYAEYCAVPAGQTLPIPAGLSFTEAAAIPETFFTVWANVFQLGKLQPGESILVHGGASGIGTTAVLLCHALGMTVYATVGQDEKIAALRPYATAINYKTDDFAEKIGQLTHDEGVDVILDIVGGPYFNRNLGLLKKDGRLVIIGFMGGRIAHEVDIQTLMLKRATVTGSTMRGRTAAEKQDIAEALRRHVWPLLEAGKCKPLIYASYPMAEIAEAHACLDSGQHLGKVVITITS
- a CDS encoding DNA topoisomerase III, which produces MRLFIAEKPSLGRAIADVLPKPHRKGDGYIECGNGQVVTWCIGHLLEQAQPDIYDSRYARWNLNDLPIVPEKWQLQPKPSVTKQLNVIKRLLGEAQEVIHAGDPDREGQLLVDEVLDYLQLAPEKRQQVQRCLINDLNPQAVERAINRLRANSEFVPLCVSALARARADWLYGINMTRAYTLLGRNAGYQGVLSVGRVQTPVLGLVVRRDEEIENFVAKDFFDVKAHIVTPQEERFVATWVPSEACEPYQDEEGRLLHRPLAEHVVKRIEGQPALVTGYNDKRDSEPAPLPFSLSALQIEAAKRFGFSAQNVLDICQKLYETHKLITYPRSDSRYLPEEHFAGRHAVLNAIAVHAADLLPQPVMDPEIRNRCWDDKKVDAHHAIIPTARSSQVKLNDNEEKVYNLIARQYLMQFCPDAVFRKCQIDLDIANGKFVAKARFLAEAGWRALLGNKERDEENDGTPLPVVAKGDELLCEKGEVVERQTQPPRHFTDATLLSAMTGIARFVQDKDLKKILRATDGLGTEATRAGIIELLFKRGFLTKKGRYIHSSDAGRALIHSLPEMAARPDMTAHWESVLTQISEKQCRYQDFMQPLVGTLFQLIDQARSTPVRQFRGLVAPGGAKKSFSKGKGKPKGKKAADDAAPPPPQ
- the gdhA gene encoding NADP-specific glutamate dehydrogenase — protein: MDQTCTLEGFLTRVQQRDPHQTEFAQAVREVMTTLWPFLEENPRYRQLALLERLVEPERVIQFRVVWVDDRNQVQVNRAWRVQFNSAIGPYKGGMRFHPSVNLSILKFLGFEQTFKNALTTLPMGGGKGGSDFDPKGKSDGEVMRFCQALMTELYRHLGPDTDVPAGDIGVGGREVGFMAGMMRKLSNNSACVFTGKGLSFGGSLIRPEATGYGLIYFTEAMLKRHGLGFEGARVAVSGSGNVAQYAIEKAMELGARVVTASDSNGTVVDEAGFTKEKLARLIDIKERAHGRVADYAREFGLTYLEGQQPWSVPVDIALPCATQNELDVDAARQLIANGVKAVAEGANMPTTIAATDLFLEAGVLFAPGKAANAGGVATSGLEMAQNAARMGWKAEKVDARLHHIMLDIHHACVEYGGEAKQTNYVRGANIAGFVKVADAMLAQGVI
- a CDS encoding pyrimidine (deoxy)nucleoside triphosphate diphosphatase, which gives rise to MLKMIDVVAAIIEQDGKILLAQRPPHADQPGMWEFAGGKVEPGESQPQALTRELQEEMGIIARPACYIASHQREVSGRQIHLHAWWVPHFQGTPLAHYHSQLRWCLPADALTLDLAPADIPLLQAFIAQRPTFSVC
- a CDS encoding CDP-alcohol phosphatidyltransferase family protein, which produces MLDSHLHPRLKPLLNAVAGALDRPGISPDGLTLIGFAIGVLALPFLALGWYGAALAAILLNRLLDGLDGALARRRGLTDAGGFLDIALDFLFYALVPFGFILADPLNNALAGGWLLFAFIGTGSSFLAFAALAARHQIANPGYAHKSLYYLGGLTEGTETIMLFVLGCLFPAHFAWLAWLFGALCWLTTATRIWSGYQTLKRVATPL